The following coding sequences are from one Archaeoglobaceae archaeon window:
- a CDS encoding PQQ-binding-like beta-propeller repeat protein, translated as MRWFLLVAILILLSCCVQEGTKPETPVQTPETPISTTPMTTPEMTPSEKKLKETVPLKEIEKIPSEYLLQLKPWRLVKGTEKSDFYTTEIPRKPSVAKLINVSANLRGDLATPVVEELVFLVDNYRVYAYSDELVWSYNVYESLEKDIKAYGVGDYLFVGTTSGKKGFSLIAFEKETGKIAWHKEINIAGSVSALIVSDLVCIGTDYLDPWVMCFTQQGELKWRAKIDGTVNGFAVGNGKLFVSANKLYAFELQNGKLLWEIEKGYSAPLYKNGMIFVSKQGYVYAFSEEGKELWKKYFGSGEDLNYNPLISASDYALYIPRTIGKEPFDLQIVDFDGNLIGTFNLSSKEFPGFPVVSDNIVILPVKTESYGKIYILWRGLEKLFEIKHEGSEVFTPKVAVSKGTIYAIFSDNRSSQKLYVLGDSKAPEIISIDIKTEGDEISVSATIKDSGSAIHRALIVYSEDSGKWNYKDMELGRRYVREPIGGYGLSEELYVAKLKVKKSVEFYIAAVDNSNNVAYSKVYAYALT; from the coding sequence ATGCGATGGTTTTTGCTTGTAGCAATCTTGATTCTGCTTTCATGCTGTGTTCAGGAAGGAACAAAACCAGAAACTCCAGTCCAAACCCCTGAGACTCCGATTTCAACAACTCCGATGACAACTCCGGAGATGACACCTTCCGAAAAAAAGCTTAAAGAGACTGTGCCATTAAAGGAGATTGAAAAGATACCAAGTGAGTATTTACTCCAACTTAAACCTTGGAGACTTGTAAAGGGAACAGAAAAAAGCGATTTCTACACTACAGAAATCCCAAGAAAGCCTTCTGTAGCAAAGCTCATTAATGTCAGTGCAAACCTGCGAGGAGATCTTGCAACTCCAGTAGTTGAGGAGTTAGTTTTCCTTGTTGATAACTATAGAGTCTACGCCTACTCTGATGAGCTCGTCTGGAGCTACAATGTCTATGAATCCCTCGAAAAGGACATAAAAGCCTATGGGGTTGGAGATTACCTGTTTGTCGGAACTACTTCGGGTAAAAAGGGCTTCTCGCTGATAGCCTTTGAAAAGGAAACTGGCAAGATTGCATGGCATAAAGAAATCAACATCGCAGGGAGCGTTTCAGCCTTAATCGTTAGCGATCTCGTATGCATTGGAACGGATTACTTGGATCCTTGGGTAATGTGCTTTACTCAGCAAGGAGAACTGAAATGGAGAGCCAAAATAGATGGCACGGTTAACGGCTTTGCAGTTGGAAATGGAAAGCTTTTCGTTTCTGCAAACAAGCTTTACGCCTTTGAGCTTCAGAACGGGAAGCTTCTTTGGGAAATTGAGAAAGGCTATTCTGCACCGCTTTACAAAAACGGAATGATCTTCGTTTCAAAACAGGGCTACGTTTATGCGTTCTCTGAAGAGGGAAAAGAGCTCTGGAAGAAATACTTTGGTTCTGGAGAAGATCTCAACTATAACCCCCTAATCTCGGCAAGCGATTACGCGCTCTATATCCCGAGAACGATTGGAAAAGAGCCCTTCGATTTGCAGATCGTTGATTTCGATGGAAATCTAATTGGAACATTTAATCTCAGTTCAAAGGAATTTCCGGGATTTCCTGTTGTTTCTGATAACATCGTAATTCTGCCAGTTAAAACTGAAAGCTACGGCAAGATCTACATATTGTGGCGTGGACTTGAAAAACTGTTCGAAATAAAGCACGAAGGTAGCGAGGTGTTCACACCAAAGGTAGCGGTTTCAAAAGGCACAATTTACGCTATTTTCTCGGACAACAGAAGCTCCCAGAAGCTATATGTCTTAGGCGATTCAAAAGCACCCGAGATAATTTCTATCGATATTAAGACTGAAGGGGATGAAATAAGCGTGTCTGCCACAATAAAAGATTCAGGAAGCGCAATTCACAGAGCATTGATCGTATATTCAGAAGATAGTGGAAAATGGAACTATAAGGACATGGAACTTGGAAGAAGATACGTTAGAGAGCCCATAGGTGGCTACGGACTCTCAGAAGAGCTTTACGTTGCAAAGCTTAAAGTAAAGAAGTCTGTGGAATTCTACATAGCTGCTGTGGACAATTCAAACAACGTTGCATATTCTAAGGTTTACGCCTATGCTTTAACTTAG
- the dph5 gene encoding diphthine synthase: MLTLIGLGLCDYKDVTFRGYEAVRTAEEVYIDSYTSKISSSLEELQRFFGKEIKEAKRSDLEEKSGLIIEKAKQKDIAILVPGDPTIATTHISLVLEAKKAGVKTRIINNASIINAVCSLTGLQNYRFGKSATISWQKSRAFIDTIKANLSIEAHTLLFLDLNPPMTIKEAVNRILSFEKSFEEHFAVGIARAGSENAVVKCDCLKKLPEFDFGEPLHSIVVLARTLHFMEYECLRLFASAPEELKEWVK; encoded by the coding sequence ATGCTAACTCTAATTGGCTTAGGACTTTGCGATTACAAAGACGTTACATTCCGTGGCTACGAAGCAGTAAGAACTGCGGAAGAAGTCTATATAGACAGTTACACTTCAAAAATTTCTTCTTCGCTCGAAGAACTGCAGAGATTTTTTGGTAAGGAGATAAAGGAAGCCAAGAGAAGCGATTTAGAGGAGAAAAGTGGGTTAATAATTGAGAAAGCTAAGCAAAAAGATATTGCGATCCTCGTGCCTGGTGATCCGACAATTGCCACAACGCATATCTCGCTCGTGCTCGAAGCAAAGAAAGCGGGAGTTAAAACGAGAATCATAAACAATGCAAGCATTATTAATGCTGTTTGCTCGCTTACTGGGCTGCAGAATTATCGATTTGGCAAATCAGCTACGATAAGCTGGCAAAAATCCAGAGCTTTTATAGACACGATAAAGGCAAATCTAAGTATAGAAGCTCACACTTTGCTTTTTCTTGACTTAAATCCTCCAATGACGATAAAAGAAGCTGTGAATAGAATTTTAAGTTTTGAAAAAAGCTTTGAAGAGCACTTTGCTGTAGGCATTGCAAGAGCGGGAAGCGAAAATGCGGTCGTGAAGTGCGATTGCCTGAAAAAACTGCCCGAATTTGACTTTGGAGAACCGCTACACTCAATAGTTGTGCTCGCAAGGACACTTCACTTCATGGAATACGAATGCCTGAGACTCTTCGCTTCAGCTCCAGAAGAACTTAAAGAGTGGGTAAAATGA
- the mcrA gene encoding coenzyme-B sulfoethylthiotransferase subunit alpha — translation MAEKKLFIDALKKKFKEEPTEKHTRFYIYDGWKQSARKREFVEWAQKIAKERGIPGYNPEMHLGGIPVGQRVLMPYKISSTDVYCEGDDLHYINNAAMQQAWDDIRRTVIVGLDAPHALLEKRLGKEVTPETINQYLEVVNHALPGGAVVQEHMVEIHPALVSDSYVKVFTGNDELADQIDKKFLIDINKLFPAEQAEALKKAIGKSLYQVTRVPIIVGRAADGGTISRWSAMQISMAMIASYKLMAGEAAIAEFAYAAKHAEVIQMSSLTPWRRARGPNEPGGLPFGYLADIVQTNRKYPDDPVRVALETLAIGSVIFDQLWFGIYMSGGVGFTQYATAVYTDDILDDFCYYIADYVKKKFGGFAKAPRTMDTILDVATEATLYGLEQYERFPALMETHFGGSQRASVLAAASGVGAAIATGDAQAGVNGWYLSMILHKEHMGRLGFYGYDAQDQMGASNSFSYRSDEGLPLELRGPNYPNYAMNVGHTGEYAGIVAAAHAACRHAWCVNPLVKVAFADPSLKFDWTEPRKMIAKGALREFMPDGERDAVIPPH, via the coding sequence ATGGCTGAAAAGAAGTTGTTTATTGATGCTCTGAAAAAGAAATTCAAGGAAGAACCAACTGAGAAGCACACAAGATTTTACATCTACGATGGCTGGAAGCAGTCCGCAAGAAAGAGGGAATTTGTAGAGTGGGCTCAAAAAATTGCAAAAGAGAGGGGAATTCCTGGTTATAATCCAGAAATGCATCTTGGCGGAATTCCTGTGGGGCAAAGAGTTTTGATGCCCTATAAGATCTCAAGCACTGATGTATACTGTGAAGGCGACGATCTGCACTACATAAACAATGCTGCGATGCAGCAGGCCTGGGATGATATAAGGAGAACTGTGATCGTCGGTCTCGATGCCCCACATGCCTTGCTTGAAAAGAGATTGGGTAAGGAAGTAACTCCCGAAACGATTAACCAGTATCTCGAAGTTGTTAACCATGCATTGCCCGGAGGTGCGGTTGTTCAGGAGCACATGGTCGAAATTCATCCTGCACTTGTTTCTGACTCATACGTGAAGGTATTCACTGGCAATGACGAGCTTGCGGATCAAATCGACAAGAAATTCCTGATCGACATCAATAAGCTTTTCCCAGCTGAACAGGCTGAGGCTTTGAAGAAGGCAATTGGCAAGTCTTTGTATCAGGTAACGAGAGTGCCAATCATCGTTGGCAGAGCTGCTGATGGAGGCACAATCTCGAGATGGTCTGCGATGCAGATCAGCATGGCAATGATAGCATCTTACAAGTTGATGGCTGGTGAAGCTGCGATTGCTGAGTTCGCATATGCTGCAAAGCATGCCGAAGTTATTCAGATGTCTTCTCTGACACCATGGAGGAGGGCAAGAGGTCCAAATGAGCCTGGTGGACTACCATTTGGCTACTTGGCAGACATAGTGCAGACAAACAGAAAGTATCCCGACGATCCAGTTAGAGTTGCTCTCGAAACTCTCGCAATCGGTTCAGTGATCTTTGATCAGCTCTGGTTCGGAATATACATGTCTGGAGGCGTAGGATTCACCCAGTATGCAACAGCCGTTTATACAGATGATATCCTCGACGACTTCTGCTACTACATCGCGGACTATGTAAAGAAGAAATTTGGAGGATTTGCAAAAGCTCCAAGGACGATGGACACAATCTTGGATGTTGCAACCGAAGCTACGCTCTATGGACTTGAACAGTATGAGAGATTCCCAGCTCTCATGGAGACACACTTCGGTGGTTCGCAGAGAGCTTCAGTTCTTGCAGCAGCATCTGGCGTTGGAGCTGCAATCGCAACTGGAGATGCTCAAGCGGGAGTTAATGGCTGGTATCTGTCAATGATCTTGCATAAGGAGCACATGGGCAGACTTGGCTTCTACGGCTACGATGCCCAGGATCAGATGGGTGCTTCAAACAGCTTCTCATACAGAAGCGACGAGGGCTTGCCATTGGAGCTTAGAGGTCCGAACTATCCAAACTATGCAATGAACGTTGGGCACACCGGAGAATATGCAGGTATCGTCGCAGCTGCTCACGCAGCCTGCAGGCATGCATGGTGCGTGAATCCACTGGTTAAGGTTGCATTCGCAGATCCTTCGCTGAAGTTCGACTGGACTGAGCCGAGGAAGATGATTGCAAAGGGTGCTCTGAGAGAGTTCATGCCAGACGGCGAGAGAGATGCGGTAATTCCACCGCACTAA
- a CDS encoding DUF2115 family protein, whose translation MQKSELLNALKKEALAISYLDLVLGKKYLEEEFKFVPDSYRKPWLDEIFRYFAENLYELIRIAEVEGEIDQDKYRKLMERLNKSPENEYEKAFLKVSRVVVPYLIFIAQKPVHSPNIIFPGGLRIKQIGNKYYCPAKEKQENPYSFCEFCVCEKLEEG comes from the coding sequence GTGCAAAAAAGTGAACTGCTAAATGCATTAAAAAAGGAAGCTTTGGCAATTTCTTACCTCGATCTTGTCCTTGGAAAGAAGTACTTGGAAGAGGAGTTCAAATTTGTTCCCGACAGTTATAGAAAGCCTTGGTTAGACGAGATATTTAGATACTTTGCAGAAAATCTCTATGAGCTCATAAGAATTGCTGAGGTTGAGGGGGAAATTGACCAGGACAAATACAGAAAATTGATGGAAAGGCTTAACAAATCTCCAGAAAATGAATACGAAAAGGCATTTCTGAAAGTCTCAAGGGTTGTTGTGCCGTATCTTATATTCATTGCACAAAAGCCTGTGCATTCACCGAATATAATTTTTCCAGGGGGATTAAGGATTAAGCAGATTGGAAATAAATACTACTGCCCTGCAAAAGAAAAGCAAGAAAACCCCTACTCTTTCTGTGAGTTCTGTGTTTGTGAAAAGCTCGAAGAGGGGTAA
- a CDS encoding GIY-YIG nuclease family protein translates to MASYIVILYNHCRQRIEVGKLGFFDFEPGYYYYVGSAERISRVRRHFGKKTKKWHIDYISEVFEVIGAILVNLEECELAKKVKLFPIKRFGCSDCDCYSHLFYSKNLTIEYLFT, encoded by the coding sequence GTGGCATCCTACATTGTGATTCTCTACAATCACTGTAGGCAGAGAATTGAAGTTGGCAAGCTCGGCTTTTTTGATTTCGAGCCCGGATACTACTACTACGTCGGCAGTGCGGAGAGAATCAGCAGAGTCAGGAGACATTTTGGCAAGAAGACGAAGAAATGGCATATAGACTACATATCAGAAGTCTTCGAAGTCATTGGAGCAATCCTTGTTAACCTTGAAGAGTGTGAGCTTGCTAAAAAGGTTAAATTGTTCCCGATTAAGAGATTCGGGTGCTCCGATTGTGACTGCTATTCCCACCTTTTTTATTCCAAAAATTTGACAATCGAATACTTGTTCACGTGA
- a CDS encoding Mrp/NBP35 family ATP-binding protein translates to MEDIRKLMEEQDKRIKERMGKIKHKIAVISGKGGVGKSTVTVNLAMAFAMKGYSVGILDADVHGPSVPKMLGLKGRRLQVSEKGEIIPVLGPMNIKVVSMDFLLPADEAPVVWRGPLKMSAIRQLLGEVDWGELDYLLIDLPPGTGDEPLSIAQLLPDMDGVIIVTIPSEVSEQVVKKSVKFAELLKMRIIGIVENMSYLSCPKCGERIEVFNGGAGKRIAKSFGIPLLGEIPMDPKIAKEADSGMPFVVDFSSKTAKAFEEIVSRIEKALGRVV, encoded by the coding sequence ATGGAAGACATAAGAAAGCTCATGGAAGAACAGGATAAAAGGATAAAGGAGCGGATGGGCAAAATTAAGCATAAAATTGCGGTGATAAGTGGCAAGGGCGGTGTTGGAAAAAGCACGGTAACTGTTAACCTTGCAATGGCTTTTGCAATGAAAGGCTACTCAGTAGGAATTCTTGATGCAGATGTTCACGGACCAAGCGTGCCGAAGATGCTCGGGCTTAAAGGAAGAAGACTTCAGGTTTCTGAAAAAGGTGAGATCATTCCAGTTCTTGGACCGATGAACATCAAGGTCGTTTCGATGGACTTTTTGCTACCCGCAGATGAGGCGCCAGTTGTCTGGAGAGGTCCGCTAAAGATGTCCGCAATAAGACAGCTACTTGGCGAAGTTGACTGGGGAGAACTGGATTATCTGCTTATCGATCTACCACCGGGCACTGGAGATGAGCCATTGAGCATTGCACAGCTTTTGCCTGACATGGATGGAGTTATAATAGTGACAATTCCATCAGAAGTTTCAGAGCAAGTCGTTAAGAAATCCGTGAAGTTTGCAGAGCTTCTAAAGATGCGGATTATTGGAATAGTTGAGAACATGAGCTATCTGAGCTGTCCGAAATGCGGAGAACGGATTGAAGTTTTTAATGGTGGAGCGGGTAAAAGAATTGCTAAAAGCTTCGGAATTCCATTGCTTGGCGAAATACCGATGGATCCGAAAATAGCGAAGGAAGCAGACAGCGGAATGCCTTTCGTTGTTGACTTTAGCTCCAAGACTGCGAAGGCGTTTGAAGAGATCGTCAGTAGGATTGAGAAAGCTCTTGGTAGAGTAGTATAA
- a CDS encoding FumA C-terminus/TtdB family hydratase beta subunit, with the protein MIISTVDESILKLKAGDIVYVNGEILTARDKAHARAVEMLKSKQELPFSFNRSIVYHCGPIISGNRVISAGPTTSERMSPYAPKILESVDLMVMIGKGGMSKEVVNVMKGKAVYLAFTGGAGAFAASKIKKIKGVFWEDLGMAEAVWVFEVENFGPCVVAIDSNGNNLYEEVEREVKSRL; encoded by the coding sequence GTGATCATTTCTACGGTTGACGAGAGCATACTGAAGCTTAAGGCTGGAGATATTGTTTATGTAAATGGTGAAATCTTAACTGCAAGAGATAAGGCCCATGCAAGAGCGGTTGAGATGCTTAAATCTAAGCAAGAGTTGCCCTTCAGCTTTAATCGCTCCATTGTTTACCATTGTGGTCCAATAATAAGCGGAAATCGAGTTATCTCCGCTGGACCAACTACTTCAGAAAGAATGAGCCCCTACGCTCCCAAAATCCTTGAGAGTGTTGATTTAATGGTAATGATCGGAAAAGGAGGTATGAGCAAAGAAGTCGTGAATGTGATGAAAGGCAAGGCGGTTTATCTTGCATTCACTGGAGGAGCGGGTGCTTTTGCGGCGAGCAAGATAAAGAAAATCAAAGGAGTTTTCTGGGAAGACTTAGGCATGGCTGAAGCGGTCTGGGTTTTCGAGGTTGAGAACTTCGGGCCGTGCGTTGTTGCAATAGATTCTAATGGCAACAATCTTTATGAGGAAGTTGAAAGAGAAGTTAAGTCAAGGTTATGA
- the mcrG gene encoding coenzyme-B sulfoethylthiotransferase subunit gamma: protein MSEIKVKAGKYKPAYPGQTIVAENRRKYLDPGYELKKLRSISDEDVVRLLGHRVPGEAYKSVHPPLEELGEPACPIRELVEPTPGAKAGDRIRYIQFTDSVYFAPLAPYVRSWMAFWRYRGVDPGTLSGRAPLEMRERDLELVAKELLETEVFDPARVGVRGATVHGHSLRLDENGLMFDALRRYTFDKNTGEVVYVKDQVGVPLETPVRVGKPLPEEELKKMTTIYRVDGVSTRNDPELLNWVKRIHLLRTFAGFKLEKAEKV from the coding sequence ATGAGCGAGATAAAAGTTAAGGCTGGAAAGTATAAGCCCGCATATCCGGGGCAAACAATCGTTGCGGAGAACAGAAGAAAATATTTGGACCCCGGATACGAGCTTAAAAAACTGAGATCGATCTCTGACGAGGACGTCGTGAGACTTCTTGGGCATAGGGTGCCGGGAGAAGCTTATAAGTCTGTGCATCCACCACTTGAAGAACTTGGTGAACCCGCTTGCCCAATTAGGGAGCTTGTAGAGCCAACTCCTGGAGCGAAGGCGGGAGACAGAATCAGATACATTCAGTTCACGGACTCCGTCTACTTTGCACCGCTTGCTCCATACGTGAGGAGCTGGATGGCCTTCTGGAGATACAGAGGCGTTGATCCCGGAACACTCTCAGGCAGAGCCCCACTTGAAATGAGAGAACGCGATCTCGAGCTTGTTGCAAAGGAATTGCTTGAAACTGAAGTATTCGATCCAGCAAGAGTTGGAGTTAGAGGCGCTACAGTCCATGGCCATTCGCTCAGACTTGATGAGAATGGATTGATGTTTGATGCACTCAGAAGGTATACCTTTGACAAGAATACTGGCGAAGTGGTCTACGTTAAAGACCAGGTTGGAGTCCCATTGGAGACTCCAGTAAGGGTAGGAAAGCCATTGCCAGAAGAGGAGTTAAAGAAGATGACAACGATCTACAGAGTGGACGGAGTTTCAACCAGAAATGATCCAGAACTGCTCAACTGGGTAAAGAGGATCCACTTGCTGAGAACTTTTGCGGGATTTAAGCTTGAAAAAGCTGAAAAGGTGTGA
- a CDS encoding fumarate hydratase: MNYEEVMNAVMEIIVKAQTELPSDVVSALKKAYESEESEIAKRNLEVILENIEIAKKSKLPICQDTGIPFFFVEIGRELSLDFDIKKAIANAVRKLTPTILRPNAVHPLTRKNSGDNTGIGVPVVNLDIVEGDRLRIAYMPKGAGSENMSQLRMFLPMEADKIKKFVLETVARAMGMPCPPIIIGLGIGGSFDVSAKLAKKALLRSLDSMNEFELEILEAVNSLGIGPMGLGGKTTALAVLSELNHCHTASLPVAVNIQCWANRRAEVIL, encoded by the coding sequence ATGAACTATGAAGAAGTTATGAATGCGGTTATGGAAATCATAGTTAAAGCTCAGACTGAACTGCCTTCGGATGTAGTAAGTGCACTAAAAAAGGCTTATGAGTCTGAAGAGAGCGAAATTGCAAAAAGAAATCTTGAAGTGATCCTTGAGAACATCGAAATAGCAAAAAAATCGAAGCTTCCTATTTGCCAAGATACAGGAATTCCATTTTTCTTTGTTGAAATTGGCAGAGAGCTAAGCTTGGACTTTGATATCAAAAAAGCTATAGCAAATGCGGTTCGAAAGCTAACTCCAACTATTCTTCGCCCAAATGCTGTCCATCCGCTTACAAGAAAAAATTCAGGCGATAATACTGGCATCGGAGTTCCTGTTGTCAATCTTGACATTGTCGAAGGGGACAGACTTCGGATCGCTTACATGCCAAAGGGAGCAGGGAGTGAGAACATGTCCCAGCTTAGAATGTTCTTGCCAATGGAAGCGGATAAGATAAAGAAATTCGTTCTTGAAACCGTCGCAAGAGCTATGGGGATGCCGTGTCCACCAATAATCATCGGTTTGGGAATTGGAGGAAGCTTTGACGTTTCAGCAAAACTCGCAAAAAAAGCCTTGCTAAGAAGTCTTGACAGCATGAATGAATTTGAGCTTGAGATTCTCGAAGCGGTCAATTCCTTAGGAATAGGTCCTATGGGTCTTGGGGGGAAAACAACCGCTTTGGCTGTGCTTTCAGAACTGAACCACTGTCATACTGCTTCTCTGCCAGTCGCTGTTAACATCCAGTGCTGGGCAAATCGCAGGGCGGAGGTGATTCTGTGA
- a CDS encoding acetyl-CoA C-acetyltransferase, whose amino-acid sequence MAVIIGGVRTPVGRFGGILKDFQAYELGAIAIKGLLKKLGIKPVPTKESVEFYPNKLPKGRIELEKAFDYDGIEVAIDEVIMGNVLQASQGQNPARQAMIYAGVPKEVPAFTVNKVCASGLKAIALASQSVDSGNAKFVIAGGMESMSNAPYALRKARWGYRMSVNAVDEILDLMVFDGLWEKFYGYHMGFTAENIAELYEISREEQDRLAYESHMRAVKAIDEGKFKDEIVPVEIKQKKEVIRHEIDEHPRRDTSIEKLATLPPVFKKNGTVTAGNASGVNDGASALLIAEEKSAKALGLEPKARIVAYASAAIDPAYMGLGPIVAVRKVLAKANMKLSDIGLVELNEAFAAQALACIKELELDWGITNVNGSGISLGHPIGATGARIVTTLINEMQRRAVDYGLATLCVGGGMGMAMILERI is encoded by the coding sequence ATGGCAGTTATCATCGGGGGTGTAAGAACTCCCGTAGGCAGATTTGGTGGAATTCTAAAGGACTTCCAAGCCTACGAACTGGGAGCAATTGCGATTAAGGGTTTGCTGAAGAAGCTCGGAATTAAACCAGTTCCAACAAAAGAATCGGTTGAGTTCTATCCGAATAAGCTTCCAAAGGGCAGAATAGAGCTTGAAAAGGCGTTCGATTACGATGGAATCGAAGTGGCTATAGACGAGGTAATTATGGGGAACGTTTTGCAAGCATCACAAGGGCAGAATCCTGCAAGGCAGGCAATGATCTACGCTGGAGTTCCAAAGGAAGTGCCCGCTTTTACTGTGAACAAGGTGTGTGCGAGCGGTCTTAAAGCGATCGCTTTGGCTTCACAGAGCGTCGACTCTGGAAATGCGAAGTTTGTTATCGCTGGCGGAATGGAAAGCATGAGCAACGCTCCTTACGCTTTGCGAAAGGCTCGGTGGGGCTACAGGATGTCTGTAAATGCTGTTGATGAGATCCTTGATCTGATGGTATTCGACGGTCTCTGGGAGAAGTTCTATGGCTACCACATGGGCTTCACCGCTGAGAACATCGCTGAGCTTTATGAAATAAGCAGGGAAGAACAGGACAGACTTGCCTACGAAAGCCACATGAGGGCGGTGAAGGCAATAGATGAAGGTAAGTTTAAGGATGAAATAGTCCCTGTTGAGATCAAGCAAAAGAAAGAAGTAATCAGGCACGAGATCGATGAGCATCCGAGGAGGGACACGAGCATTGAGAAACTCGCAACTCTTCCACCAGTTTTCAAGAAAAATGGAACTGTAACAGCGGGAAATGCAAGTGGTGTGAACGACGGGGCTTCAGCTTTGCTTATAGCTGAGGAGAAGTCCGCAAAAGCTCTTGGACTTGAGCCAAAGGCAAGAATCGTTGCCTATGCCTCAGCTGCGATTGATCCCGCATATATGGGTCTTGGACCGATTGTTGCGGTGCGAAAAGTCCTTGCAAAGGCAAACATGAAGCTAAGTGATATCGGGCTTGTAGAGCTTAATGAAGCCTTTGCAGCACAGGCTTTGGCTTGCATAAAGGAGCTCGAGCTCGACTGGGGTATAACGAATGTGAATGGAAGCGGGATCTCCTTAGGGCATCCGATCGGCGCAACTGGGGCGAGAATCGTTACAACTCTGATCAACGAAATGCAACGCAGAGCGGTTGACTACGGATTGGCAACGCTTTGCGTTGGCGGTGGAATGGGAATGGCAATGATTCTCGAAAGAATTTAA
- a CDS encoding OB-fold nucleic acid binding domain-containing protein: MDRLKEIRERFGELLDDETAEELAKYSPNGQEFTKIAEITPGRVNIKGRVSGIGDPELANELYVSDDSGRVRVMVWDKEIYYKAEIGMKIEIYNGYAKEGKKGIEVHVNKYSIVKFLE, translated from the coding sequence ATGGATAGGCTCAAGGAGATCAGGGAAAGATTTGGAGAGTTATTAGATGATGAAACTGCTGAAGAACTTGCAAAGTATTCTCCGAATGGACAGGAGTTTACAAAGATTGCGGAAATAACTCCCGGGAGGGTTAATATAAAAGGCAGAGTCAGTGGGATTGGGGATCCAGAGCTCGCTAACGAGCTCTATGTCTCAGACGACAGTGGAAGGGTTAGAGTTATGGTATGGGACAAAGAGATTTATTACAAAGCAGAAATTGGAATGAAAATCGAAATATACAACGGATACGCCAAAGAAGGAAAGAAGGGCATTGAGGTTCACGTGAACAAGTATTCGATTGTCAAATTTTTGGAATAA